A portion of the Planctomycetaceae bacterium genome contains these proteins:
- a CDS encoding type II toxin-antitoxin system VapB family antitoxin gives MLLCMRTTLDLSDSLLQRAKELAARTGRPLREIVEDALRESLSRESQVSSGKRVRLPVSTQAPGLCPGVDLDHTSSLLDLMEAGKS, from the coding sequence ATGCTTTTATGTATGAGAACCACATTAGATTTGAGTGACAGTCTATTGCAGCGGGCAAAGGAGTTGGCCGCTCGCACGGGCAGGCCGCTGCGCGAGATCGTGGAGGATGCGCTGCGCGAGTCGCTGTCGCGAGAGTCGCAGGTTTCATCTGGCAAGAGGGTTCGGCTGCCTGTCTCAACTCAAGCGCCCGGACTTTGCCCCGGCGTCGATCTCGATCACACTTCGTCCTTGTTGGACCTGATGGAAGCGGGAAAGTCCTAA
- a CDS encoding PIN domain-containing protein, which yields MFLGSTPVGTLDVLVLTHLLLCVLCGLCGSCSFRANAVSVAPGSRHWQIFTDLCRQTEARGNIIADAYLAALAIESGCEWISTDRDYARFPDLKWRHPLE from the coding sequence GTGTTTTTAGGCTCAACGCCGGTTGGGACGCTAGATGTCCTTGTTTTGACCCATTTGCTTCTTTGCGTACTCTGCGGTCTCTGCGGTTCATGCAGTTTTCGGGCTAACGCTGTTTCAGTCGCACCCGGCAGCCGCCACTGGCAAATCTTTACCGACCTATGCCGCCAAACCGAGGCCAGAGGTAACATAATTGCCGATGCCTATCTGGCCGCCCTGGCTATCGAGAGCGGTTGCGAATGGATCAGCACCGACCGCGACTATGCCCGATTCCCTGACCTCAAGTGGCGCCATCCGCTGGAGTAG
- a CDS encoding sugar transferase produces MFKWLLDIVLSLIALAVLALPMLVIAIIIRTTSPGAAIFRQQRVGLRGKLFTMLKFRTMRSDAEPFGRSPQSAQDPRLTRVGKFLRQTSLDELPQLLNVLAGHMSLVGPRPLYQVQAEKWNARQLRRLDVRPGLTGYAQVYGRGDITHEEKIELDVYYVENGSLGLDLKLIALTLWQVVASRSIVYERPGHGG; encoded by the coding sequence ATGTTCAAGTGGTTGCTCGACATTGTCCTGAGCCTGATCGCCCTGGCGGTCCTGGCGCTGCCGATGCTGGTCATTGCGATCATCATTCGCACGACGTCGCCGGGGGCGGCGATCTTTCGCCAGCAGCGCGTCGGGCTGCGGGGGAAGCTCTTCACCATGCTCAAGTTCCGCACCATGCGCAGCGACGCCGAGCCCTTCGGGCGCTCGCCGCAGTCGGCCCAGGACCCGCGACTGACGCGGGTGGGAAAGTTCCTGCGACAGACCAGCCTCGACGAACTGCCGCAATTGCTCAACGTGCTGGCTGGGCACATGAGCCTGGTTGGCCCGCGGCCGCTGTATCAGGTGCAGGCGGAAAAGTGGAACGCCCGCCAGCTCCGCCGGCTCGACGTGCGACCGGGCCTGACCGGCTACGCCCAGGTCTACGGCCGCGGCGACATCACGCACGAAGAGAAGATCGAGCTGGACGTGTACTACGTCGAGAATGGCAGCCTGGGCCTGGACCTCAAGCTCATCGCCCTGACGCTGTGGCAGGTCGTCGCGTCGCGCAGCATCGTCTATGAGCGCCCCGGACACGGGGGCTGA
- a CDS encoding radical SAM protein, with amino-acid sequence MADITLVNLNMLFMRYGDQTERELHVPLGCLYLTGAMERAGFEVDFRDYQTCDTEDPFDLPAFLNFLDRPAGIIGLSCMANLLPFTIVAARELRRRYPDAKIVLGGVGTKGVEGLVLERFGWIDIICRGEGELTGPDLLAALRDGRDLSTVPGISFRSGGGIVMHNADRPRVQDLDSIPFPVWDRIDLSRYAGYGMMTSRGCPYPCTFCSVAPAWNLESHSRSPANIVQEMALLHERAGVELFLFQDEFFVSSRQHVVDFCDELNHRGLKVKWKAFGRVNLVDEPMMQAMADCGCVELRFGIESGCDEILRRLKKGFTAAEVLEVVPKAINIFPRVDAFYIWGFPFETMDQFNLSLFQMVSLRMMGARILPSLLSLLPQTEIYRELAGKAPLEFCPWLLPEFVFTGHEICHGMTVEIPPRHREYFDLIQGNADVFPGFFHVDLAGNVLPKLKGMQEMGFYPATSAAPDAESCGAHSPRVAEQDLEAPR; translated from the coding sequence ATGGCCGACATCACGCTGGTCAACCTGAACATGCTCTTCATGCGCTACGGCGACCAGACCGAGCGCGAGCTGCACGTGCCGCTGGGCTGCCTGTATCTCACCGGCGCAATGGAGCGGGCGGGCTTTGAAGTCGACTTTCGCGACTACCAGACCTGCGATACCGAAGACCCCTTCGACCTGCCGGCCTTCCTGAATTTTCTCGACCGGCCGGCCGGCATCATCGGCCTGTCGTGCATGGCCAATCTGCTGCCTTTTACGATCGTGGCCGCGCGCGAATTGCGACGGCGGTATCCCGACGCGAAGATCGTGCTCGGCGGTGTGGGCACCAAGGGCGTCGAAGGCCTCGTGCTCGAGCGGTTCGGATGGATCGACATCATCTGCCGCGGCGAGGGCGAACTGACCGGCCCGGACCTGCTGGCCGCCCTCCGCGACGGCCGCGATCTCTCAACCGTACCGGGCATCTCATTCCGCAGCGGCGGCGGCATCGTTATGCACAATGCTGACCGCCCGCGCGTGCAGGACCTTGACTCAATTCCCTTCCCGGTCTGGGACCGCATCGACCTGTCGCGCTACGCCGGATACGGCATGATGACCAGCCGCGGCTGTCCGTACCCCTGCACGTTCTGTTCGGTGGCCCCGGCGTGGAACCTCGAGAGCCACTCGCGCAGCCCCGCCAACATCGTGCAGGAGATGGCCCTGCTGCACGAACGGGCCGGCGTGGAACTGTTCCTCTTTCAGGATGAGTTCTTCGTCTCCTCGCGTCAGCACGTGGTGGATTTCTGTGACGAACTCAATCACCGCGGCCTCAAGGTCAAGTGGAAGGCGTTCGGCCGCGTAAATCTCGTCGACGAACCGATGATGCAGGCGATGGCCGACTGCGGGTGCGTCGAGTTGCGGTTCGGCATCGAGTCCGGATGCGACGAGATCCTGCGGCGGTTGAAGAAGGGATTCACGGCTGCCGAGGTGCTGGAGGTCGTGCCCAAGGCGATCAATATTTTTCCGCGCGTGGACGCGTTTTACATCTGGGGCTTTCCATTCGAGACGATGGACCAGTTCAACTTGTCGCTGTTCCAGATGGTTTCGCTGCGGATGATGGGCGCGAGAATTCTGCCGAGCCTGCTGAGCCTGCTGCCCCAGACGGAGATTTATCGCGAGCTGGCCGGCAAGGCACCGCTGGAGTTTTGTCCGTGGCTGTTGCCGGAGTTCGTCTTCACCGGCCACGAGATTTGCCACGGGATGACGGTAGAGATCCCGCCGCGCCATCGCGAGTATTTCGATCTGATTCAGGGCAATGCGGATGTGTTCCCGGGCTTCTTCCACGTGGACCTTGCGGGCAACGTGTTGCCCAAGCTCAAGGGGATGCAGGAAATGGGCTTTTATCCAGCCACTTCCGCGGCGCCCGACGCCGAAAGCTGCGGCGCGCATTCGCCTCGGGTTGCAGAACAAGACCTGGAAGCGCCACGTTAG